In Paenibacillus sonchi, a single genomic region encodes these proteins:
- a CDS encoding MATE family efflux transporter — MDAENLYYFEKAPVAKAVAHFAVPMMLGTSMNVIYSILNAYFLGTLHNTAMLTALALTLPLFAIIMALGNLIGMGSGTFISRLLGEKRYDDVKHVSSFAFYSSLVLGLILMAVGLPLIELIVHGLGATPDSFGFTKDYVTVMLIGSPFVVLFFTLENIVRSEGAAMTSMIGMILSVVVNIILDALVIFVFHWDVIGVASATVISNLVASIYYAFHMGYKSQFLTVSVKWFKATKDILGNVFKIGVPVFIMSIFLGAMSLIFNHFLVEYGDSAVAAYGISSRLLQFPEFILMGLCEGVVPLIAFSFTADKLRMKNTIGFTIKAIVGLAVVFGIVVYLISDHLIGLFTNDPQLIEMGSYILHVTFLSLFITGMTTLFTGVFQATAQGTAAFIMSIIQGITLIPVLYIANQMNGFHGVVWSLVIADAAAFLVGAVMLYVLRNKLQPELESLVQ, encoded by the coding sequence ATGGATGCAGAAAACCTCTATTACTTTGAAAAAGCACCGGTCGCAAAGGCCGTAGCTCACTTCGCTGTACCGATGATGCTAGGCACATCAATGAATGTCATATACTCCATCTTGAATGCCTATTTCCTTGGTACACTCCATAATACTGCTATGTTAACCGCACTCGCACTAACCTTGCCGTTATTCGCAATCATTATGGCGCTGGGCAACTTGATTGGCATGGGCAGCGGCACATTCATCTCCCGTTTGCTGGGGGAGAAGAGATATGATGACGTAAAGCATGTGTCTTCATTCGCTTTTTACAGCAGTTTAGTTCTCGGACTTATCCTGATGGCTGTGGGTCTCCCATTGATCGAACTAATCGTACACGGCCTGGGGGCAACGCCTGACTCCTTCGGATTCACGAAGGACTATGTCACGGTTATGCTTATCGGTTCACCATTTGTCGTATTATTCTTCACGCTGGAGAATATCGTGCGCTCAGAGGGTGCAGCCATGACGTCTATGATCGGTATGATTCTCAGTGTTGTTGTAAATATCATTCTCGATGCGCTCGTCATCTTCGTGTTCCACTGGGACGTGATCGGCGTTGCGTCGGCTACGGTCATTTCCAACTTGGTTGCGAGTATATATTACGCCTTCCATATGGGGTATAAGAGCCAATTTCTAACAGTCTCCGTAAAATGGTTCAAGGCTACCAAGGACATTCTGGGCAATGTATTCAAAATCGGAGTTCCCGTCTTTATTATGAGCATCTTTTTGGGCGCCATGTCGCTCATCTTTAACCATTTCCTTGTCGAATATGGGGATTCAGCCGTGGCAGCTTACGGAATTTCATCACGTTTATTGCAGTTTCCTGAGTTTATTCTGATGGGTTTATGCGAGGGAGTTGTGCCGCTCATTGCCTTCTCTTTTACAGCGGATAAATTGCGCATGAAGAATACCATTGGATTTACGATTAAAGCAATCGTGGGGTTAGCAGTCGTATTCGGCATCGTCGTCTATTTGATTTCCGATCATTTAATTGGTCTTTTTACAAACGACCCGCAATTAATTGAAATGGGCAGCTACATTCTGCATGTAACGTTCCTATCCTTGTTCATTACAGGGATGACCACTCTGTTTACCGGGGTCTTCCAGGCAACAGCGCAAGGAACTGCCGCGTTTATTATGTCAATTATTCAAGGAATTACGCTGATTCCTGTGCTTTATATCGCCAATCAAATGAACGGCTTCCACGGGGTGGTCTGGTCGCTTGTCATTGCGGATGCCGCTGCCTTCCTTGTCGGTGCCGTCATGCTGTATGTTCTGCGGAACAAATTGCAGCCGGAATTGGAAAGTTTAGTACAGTAG
- a CDS encoding SagB/ThcOx family dehydrogenase: MGRYEEQRSFLKSNFLEFKHVKTDKIKGLPKPMTVKPYSSSSVIIDLPECNEGVVKKQNIYDCIKERRSTRFYSEESLNLEELSYLLWATQGITSTTKTGLTLRTVPCSGATHTFETYLFIMRVEGIRQGIYRYLPVEHKLLYMSELDEIEQKIDAITLDQPFVPNFSKKAAVMFAWSTIPYRSEWKYDISAHKKILIDIGHVSQNLYLASESIDAGACAIGIYDQNLIDEVLGLDGDEEFILLLGAVGKKRK; the protein is encoded by the coding sequence ATGGGGCGATATGAAGAGCAAAGAAGTTTTTTGAAGTCTAACTTTCTTGAATTTAAACATGTGAAAACAGATAAGATAAAAGGTCTGCCAAAACCAATGACCGTCAAACCTTATTCCTCTTCATCCGTCATTATTGACCTTCCGGAATGTAACGAAGGCGTTGTAAAAAAACAAAATATCTATGACTGCATAAAGGAAAGAAGAAGTACACGATTTTATTCTGAGGAAAGTCTAAATCTTGAGGAGTTATCCTATCTATTATGGGCTACTCAAGGAATAACAAGTACAACGAAGACCGGACTTACCCTTCGGACTGTGCCGTGCAGTGGCGCAACACATACCTTTGAAACCTACCTTTTCATTATGCGGGTGGAGGGAATTCGCCAAGGAATCTACAGATATTTACCGGTGGAACACAAGCTCTTATATATGTCTGAATTGGATGAAATTGAACAAAAAATTGATGCCATTACATTAGACCAGCCATTTGTCCCGAATTTCTCGAAAAAGGCGGCCGTAATGTTCGCATGGAGTACAATTCCATACCGTTCCGAATGGAAATATGATATCTCAGCACATAAAAAAATCCTGATTGATATTGGCCATGTTTCTCAGAATCTTTATCTGGCAAGCGAATCGATCGATGCAGGAGCTTGTGCGATCGGTATTTATGACCAAAACCTGATCGACGAGGTATTAGGTTTAGACGGCGATGAAGAATTTATCCTTTTACTGGGCGCTGTTGGGAAAAAGCGAAAATAG
- a CDS encoding response regulator, with translation MYKLFIADDEQLVVETLSEMIDWDAFGVRIIGTANNGKQALERILQSDPDIVLTDIRMPGLNGLDLIRTLKENGRKAECIIVSGYSEFEYAKEAIELEAVDYLIKPAELDEVARTVSRAIQRLGRKADQTGNHPELRIAKALDRAVFTDLIVHGKRPSFDQTPYGQYDQFAVILIGSPATLLLERMKDKGIADALLSFLANRGIVVDLLYEQQKVILLCMANLKEDAPLTEILIAAAATFSNDGSWDDTLLSFAIGPIVTEIMHMHVSYLAAYKACQMGLFFGAPVMDASSWTEITRISERIVSDWSNQIQSFIRYEQKEFEAMLERWTEWGTKQLIAPDTLKKTGAQWANRLHDLIGQDYGIKIERVTGDRTRLIEEIHEAPDWASLKKICMDLAQSVQFYLNVTKTTLKEKVVHEIKVYLESHYHENIQLDQLAERFDLNASYVSNLYSKSTGQTILEYVTLLRIWQAKKMLRGSSFKISKISTNVGYDNQRYFCQVFKKHVGVSPSQYREEHMIKSEGDQSPIG, from the coding sequence TTGTATAAACTTTTTATAGCGGATGACGAACAGCTTGTAGTGGAAACGTTGTCGGAAATGATCGACTGGGATGCATTCGGAGTACGGATCATAGGGACGGCAAATAACGGCAAACAAGCGTTGGAACGGATTCTTCAGTCGGATCCGGACATAGTCCTGACAGACATTCGGATGCCCGGCCTGAACGGTCTTGATCTAATCCGTACCCTAAAGGAGAATGGCCGCAAAGCGGAATGCATTATCGTGAGCGGCTATTCCGAGTTTGAATACGCCAAAGAAGCTATTGAACTGGAGGCGGTGGATTATCTGATCAAGCCTGCAGAGCTTGATGAAGTGGCAAGGACCGTCTCAAGGGCAATTCAGCGTCTGGGGCGCAAAGCGGATCAAACGGGGAATCACCCTGAGCTTCGAATTGCAAAAGCATTAGACCGGGCGGTGTTTACCGATCTAATCGTCCATGGGAAACGTCCATCATTCGATCAAACGCCATACGGACAATATGACCAGTTTGCAGTGATCCTGATCGGCAGCCCGGCGACTCTTTTGCTCGAACGAATGAAGGACAAGGGCATTGCCGATGCTCTCCTGAGCTTTTTAGCGAACCGCGGAATCGTCGTCGATCTGCTCTACGAGCAGCAGAAAGTCATCTTATTATGCATGGCGAACCTGAAGGAAGACGCGCCATTAACGGAAATTCTGATAGCTGCAGCCGCAACATTTTCGAATGACGGCTCATGGGACGATACTTTATTGTCGTTTGCAATCGGTCCGATTGTAACCGAAATAATGCATATGCATGTCTCGTATTTGGCAGCCTACAAGGCATGTCAAATGGGTTTGTTCTTCGGCGCTCCGGTAATGGACGCAAGCAGCTGGACGGAGATTACCCGCATTTCCGAAAGAATAGTCTCCGATTGGTCTAATCAAATACAATCCTTCATCCGTTACGAACAAAAAGAGTTCGAAGCGATGCTAGAACGTTGGACGGAATGGGGGACAAAGCAATTAATCGCTCCCGATACCCTGAAGAAGACAGGTGCCCAGTGGGCGAACCGGCTGCACGATCTGATCGGGCAGGACTATGGAATCAAGATCGAGAGAGTGACCGGAGACCGCACCCGGCTGATTGAAGAGATACATGAAGCGCCGGATTGGGCATCTTTGAAGAAAATATGTATGGATTTGGCGCAGAGTGTGCAATTTTATTTGAACGTAACGAAGACTACCCTGAAAGAAAAGGTGGTTCATGAAATCAAAGTTTACCTTGAATCCCATTATCATGAGAATATCCAGCTCGATCAATTAGCAGAGCGGTTTGATCTCAACGCTTCCTATGTAAGCAACTTATATTCTAAATCAACCGGGCAAACGATTCTGGAATATGTCACTTTGCTGCGCATCTGGCAAGCGAAAAAGATGCTGAGGGGAAGCAGCTTCAAAATCTCTAAAATATCCACTAATGTCGGATATGATAACCAGCGGTATTTCTGCCAAGTGTTCAAGAAGCATGTAGGCGTTAGCCCCAGCCAGTATAGAGAAGAGCATATGATAAAAAGCGAAGGGGATCAATCTCCAATTGGATAA
- a CDS encoding sensor histidine kinase yields the protein MSIKRLFLSISIRSKIIILSIACSLLPLVLIASLTFVYLSKVIENKMSDTTSNLLGSINWNIQTFVNDVESISKLMLSSRDVQNFLSYTKNDFKEIYDLQNATRSLIVNITNNKSYIRYVYVGSGQRELITTNQWDRLTYDNIYQAVSRTTWYQQVGEMGGQGLWLNSDEVRLLKGSPNLLLYGKRLNNLETLEPIGMLIISIDSRVFDEMFKNISNAEKGDLMILEQNKIIYSNSHNNDLKKVPQKDLNQIYDLPERGNRIETMGGERYVITFETNPVTQWKVVSMIPYSSINSEIILIRNVTLSLTLVAFLLAAYGAYLISKRITKQLTLLTSVARKAAKRDEIEGILFVEEDEIGKIGNQFLRTFRTNTELSDKLIEAKLKEKEAELHALQSQINPHFLYNTLNSIYLMAERISAKNISKMVMSLSNIFKLSLNNGDYITTVGNEIEQVKNYLEIQNIRYKGKFEVIIDLEPGIEHIRMLKLLIQPLVENAIFHGIELKEGKGSIVIRGRREGAILIFEVEDDGVGFDPVDMQPRGYALRNIQERIQLHYGQDRGIRIDSIPGAGTKITLEIGIMD from the coding sequence ATGAGCATAAAACGGCTGTTCCTGTCGATAAGTATCCGAAGCAAGATTATTATTTTGTCCATAGCCTGTTCCTTGCTTCCGCTGGTCCTGATCGCTTCCTTAACCTTTGTCTATTTAAGCAAAGTGATCGAGAACAAGATGTCCGATACCACCTCGAATTTGCTGGGCTCCATCAATTGGAATATCCAGACTTTCGTGAATGATGTTGAATCGATTTCGAAGCTGATGTTGTCTTCCCGGGATGTTCAGAATTTCCTTTCCTATACTAAGAATGATTTCAAGGAGATCTATGACCTTCAAAATGCGACCCGCAGTCTGATCGTCAATATTACCAACAACAAATCCTATATTCGTTACGTTTACGTTGGCAGCGGGCAAAGGGAACTGATTACCACAAACCAATGGGACAGATTAACTTATGATAATATCTATCAGGCGGTCTCACGGACAACATGGTATCAACAGGTGGGGGAGATGGGCGGCCAGGGCTTGTGGCTGAACAGCGATGAAGTCCGGCTTCTCAAGGGCAGCCCGAACCTGCTGCTGTACGGCAAACGGTTAAACAATCTTGAAACGCTCGAGCCGATCGGCATGTTGATTATTTCCATCGATAGTAGGGTCTTTGATGAAATGTTCAAGAACATTTCCAATGCTGAAAAAGGGGATTTGATGATCCTGGAGCAAAACAAAATCATCTATTCTAATTCCCATAATAATGATTTAAAAAAAGTTCCCCAAAAGGATTTGAATCAGATCTATGATTTGCCTGAGCGGGGGAACCGCATCGAAACGATGGGCGGAGAACGGTATGTCATCACCTTCGAAACGAATCCGGTAACCCAGTGGAAAGTGGTCAGCATGATCCCCTATTCTAGCATTAACTCGGAAATCATCTTGATTCGTAATGTTACGCTCTCATTGACGCTGGTAGCTTTCCTGCTTGCCGCCTACGGCGCTTATCTCATCTCGAAGCGGATTACTAAACAGTTGACTTTGCTCACTTCTGTAGCAAGAAAAGCGGCAAAACGCGATGAAATTGAAGGAATCCTGTTTGTAGAAGAAGATGAAATCGGTAAAATCGGAAATCAATTCCTGCGAACCTTCCGTACCAACACGGAATTGTCGGACAAATTGATCGAAGCCAAGCTTAAGGAGAAGGAAGCTGAGCTTCATGCGCTGCAGAGTCAAATCAACCCTCATTTCCTATACAATACGTTGAATTCCATATATCTAATGGCGGAACGAATCAGTGCCAAAAACATTTCCAAAATGGTCATGTCCCTTTCGAATATTTTTAAATTAAGCTTGAACAACGGGGACTATATTACAACTGTCGGCAATGAAATCGAACAAGTGAAAAATTATTTAGAGATTCAGAACATCCGCTATAAGGGGAAGTTCGAGGTGATCATCGACCTCGAGCCGGGAATCGAGCACATCCGCATGCTGAAGCTGCTTATTCAGCCGTTGGTAGAAAATGCGATCTTTCATGGAATCGAGTTGAAGGAGGGCAAAGGGAGCATTGTCATTCGGGGCCGGAGAGAAGGGGCAATCCTTATATTCGAAGTTGAGGATGACGGAGTGGGTTTTGATCCTGTTGATATGCAGCCAAGGGGATATGCCTTAAGGAACATACAGGAAAGGATCCAATTGCATTACGGCCAAGACCGTGGAATCCGCATAGACAGTATTCCGGGTGCCGGAACCAAAATCACCCTTGAGATCGGTATAATGGATTGA
- a CDS encoding carbohydrate ABC transporter permease, producing the protein MKFSGYTKAVLVVVSFALLVIQVYPLVWVFISSFKVPTDFSGDNPLSLPSQFTFGNYYSVWNKGNLGTYFSNSLIVAATTIVLVILFSAMAAFVIEKMSFKWSQSVLFLFLCGIMIPIQVVLIPLFILYNKIGIINTLTSLILPQVGFALPISIYLFVSFYKYISNEIMEAAVMDGCGVYQVFWRMIFPLSRNTIVTVVVMNLIFVWNEFIFANTFIHDLKSRTIPVGLMDYIGQYGLTDWGATFAAISITTIPTMVVYFIFNKSVISGMTAGATKG; encoded by the coding sequence ATGAAATTTTCTGGTTATACTAAAGCGGTTCTTGTGGTAGTTTCCTTTGCTCTGCTTGTCATTCAAGTGTATCCGCTTGTCTGGGTGTTCATCTCCAGTTTTAAGGTGCCTACCGATTTTTCCGGTGATAACCCGCTCAGCCTGCCAAGCCAGTTCACTTTCGGAAATTATTACAGCGTGTGGAATAAAGGGAATTTGGGGACTTATTTTTCCAATAGTCTTATCGTCGCCGCGACGACCATCGTACTTGTGATCCTGTTCAGCGCCATGGCTGCTTTCGTTATTGAGAAGATGTCTTTTAAATGGAGTCAAAGCGTGTTGTTTTTATTTCTGTGCGGCATTATGATCCCGATTCAGGTCGTGCTCATACCGCTGTTCATTCTTTATAACAAAATAGGAATTATCAATACGCTCACATCTCTCATTTTGCCCCAAGTAGGGTTTGCACTGCCGATCTCGATCTATCTTTTCGTGAGCTTCTATAAATACATTTCGAATGAGATCATGGAGGCCGCTGTCATGGATGGCTGCGGTGTGTATCAGGTTTTCTGGCGGATGATATTCCCACTATCCCGGAATACGATAGTTACGGTTGTCGTTATGAATCTGATCTTTGTCTGGAATGAGTTTATTTTCGCGAATACGTTTATTCATGACCTTAAATCACGGACCATTCCAGTTGGCTTGATGGATTATATCGGACAGTACGGTTTAACGGATTGGGGAGCCACCTTTGCTGCAATTAGCATTACGACCATCCCGACTATGGTGGTTTACTTCATTTTCAACAAGAGCGTTATTTCCGGTATGACCGCAGGTGCGACTAAAGGTTAA
- a CDS encoding carbohydrate ABC transporter permease, with translation MDKILRNRKAALVFLLPALLVYLLTVLAPILWSMYFSFFSWDGVSDMLYIGFDNYAKMFGGDKTFWKAFSNNLIYVFIIVAMQVFLGLLVAILLTSITKGRELFKTLYFAPAIITSVAIAQLFQNVYSFEPVGIRNFCLQQMGLGDWSRPWLSDLNWALSAVSVPEGWRYIGLYMIILYSALISIPSDIEEAARIDGASSWNLFRSIKMPLIKPVLMVSIIMATTGALKGFDIPYLMTNGGPGRVTELLPTYMYKTAFSSLDFGYGSAMAVFIVVESLIAVAFIRRMMDSKET, from the coding sequence ATGGATAAAATCCTGCGTAACCGCAAAGCCGCTCTCGTCTTCCTGTTGCCTGCATTATTGGTGTATCTGCTAACCGTTCTGGCTCCCATTCTTTGGTCGATGTATTTCAGTTTCTTCTCCTGGGACGGAGTTTCAGATATGCTCTATATCGGCTTTGACAATTACGCCAAGATGTTCGGCGGCGACAAGACATTCTGGAAGGCATTCAGCAACAATCTGATCTATGTTTTCATTATTGTAGCCATGCAGGTATTTCTTGGTTTGTTGGTAGCCATCTTGCTGACCAGCATCACCAAGGGGAGGGAATTGTTCAAAACATTATATTTTGCTCCTGCTATTATCACGTCAGTAGCCATAGCACAGTTGTTCCAAAATGTGTACTCGTTTGAACCGGTCGGAATCCGGAACTTTTGTCTGCAGCAGATGGGTCTTGGAGACTGGAGCAGGCCTTGGCTTTCCGACTTGAATTGGGCTCTGAGTGCCGTATCGGTACCCGAAGGTTGGCGTTATATCGGTCTTTATATGATTATCTTGTATAGTGCGTTAATTTCCATTCCTTCCGATATCGAGGAAGCTGCCAGAATAGACGGAGCCTCTTCTTGGAACCTGTTCCGTTCGATTAAAATGCCGTTGATTAAGCCAGTGCTGATGGTTTCTATCATTATGGCTACTACGGGAGCGCTAAAAGGATTTGACATCCCGTATCTCATGACGAACGGGGGACCGGGCCGCGTAACGGAATTGTTGCCGACTTATATGTACAAAACCGCATTCTCCAGTCTGGACTTTGGTTATGGCAGCGCGATGGCCGTATTTATCGTCGTTGAAAGCCTCATTGCAGTCGCCTTTATCAGACGGATGATGGACAGTAAGGAGACCTGA
- a CDS encoding ABC transporter substrate-binding protein: MKRYVKRLALALSLVVLMAMVSACGGGNNNNGAAATGSANPPKVDKKTYKWFVARGVDSPPAVTVKEIADEFSQTHPEFELVLEGTGDRPSYLQKLRTLIASNEMPAMFDTDPDAYASKLVQQGKLVDMKKLLEELGKYKDFRPVALQYQQFADGSMYTFPLEYGIEVFWYNIKMFKDLGLEPPKTFDEFMKVAETLKQSGATPIAVDGKDKWPVLRYLAYKPFRMTGNDFIENVKQGKASFKDPAGMEGIKFVHDLGTKGYFQEGFTATDYTAARDLFLGGKAGMYYMGSWETMNFVNDKVSTEMKDNIGFFRLPMMEGAKTAENDYFINSGIGVAFNQETFDDTMKEFVKFLLEQYPKAYTEKGQFSPFNYSLDQEQGMPELFYKIQDEIAKSGNVFAVPWDTRLDPATNELLGNELNALALGAHTPDDFAKLMDQAIKENAPKYFK, from the coding sequence ATGAAACGTTATGTCAAAAGGCTGGCTCTTGCGTTATCGCTGGTTGTCCTGATGGCGATGGTGAGCGCATGCGGAGGCGGAAATAATAATAACGGCGCTGCGGCAACCGGATCGGCAAATCCGCCGAAGGTGGACAAGAAAACATACAAATGGTTCGTGGCCCGAGGTGTAGACAGCCCTCCAGCCGTTACGGTAAAGGAAATTGCGGACGAGTTTTCCCAAACACATCCGGAATTCGAGCTGGTTCTGGAAGGTACGGGTGATCGCCCGTCCTATTTGCAAAAGCTGCGGACATTGATTGCGAGCAACGAGATGCCCGCTATGTTCGATACTGACCCGGATGCCTATGCTTCCAAGCTAGTGCAGCAAGGCAAACTGGTGGATATGAAAAAACTGCTGGAGGAACTTGGGAAATACAAAGATTTCCGCCCGGTGGCCCTGCAATATCAGCAGTTCGCGGACGGCAGCATGTATACTTTCCCGCTTGAATACGGAATTGAGGTATTCTGGTACAACATCAAGATGTTTAAGGATCTTGGCCTTGAGCCGCCGAAGACGTTCGATGAGTTCATGAAGGTTGCTGAGACGCTGAAGCAAAGCGGGGCTACGCCGATTGCCGTCGACGGCAAGGATAAATGGCCGGTTCTCCGGTACCTGGCGTACAAACCGTTCCGCATGACAGGCAATGATTTTATTGAAAATGTAAAGCAAGGGAAGGCATCTTTCAAGGACCCTGCCGGCATGGAAGGTATTAAGTTCGTGCACGATCTGGGCACCAAAGGGTACTTTCAGGAAGGATTCACTGCAACGGATTACACCGCAGCGCGCGACTTGTTCCTGGGCGGCAAAGCCGGCATGTATTACATGGGTTCATGGGAAACTATGAACTTCGTAAATGATAAAGTAAGCACAGAAATGAAGGACAATATCGGTTTTTTCCGGCTTCCCATGATGGAAGGTGCCAAAACGGCTGAAAATGATTATTTCATCAACTCGGGCATCGGCGTTGCCTTCAACCAGGAGACCTTCGATGATACGATGAAGGAATTCGTCAAATTCCTTCTGGAACAATATCCGAAGGCCTATACGGAAAAAGGCCAATTCTCGCCTTTCAATTATTCGCTTGATCAAGAGCAAGGGATGCCGGAGCTCTTCTATAAAATTCAAGACGAAATCGCGAAATCCGGCAACGTCTTTGCGGTCCCGTGGGATACGCGCCTTGACCCGGCCACGAATGAGCTGCTCGGCAACGAATTGAATGCCTTGGCTCTGGGAGCCCATACTCCGGATGATTTTGCAAAACTAATGGATCAGGCGATTAAAGAAAATGCGCCGAAATATTTCAAATAG
- a CDS encoding glycoside hydrolase family 32 protein, with protein MTNLFYKPDGAWVGDLIPFYKDGSFRLFYLHDWRDNKKIHGEGTSWFELRTSDFVHYEEVGEKLKHGSVSEQDLNCYTGSIIEAHGEYHLFYTGLNPNPEFVEDGVPLQCVMHAVSTDMESWQKIPEDTFYSDGIQYERHDWRDPFVFWNEEAGEYWMLLAARNKEGPSRRRGSIGLCASKDLKSWEIRQPFWNPKMYVTHECPDLFQIGEWWYLVYSTFSERFVTHYRMSKSLSGPWTAPRNDAFDARAFYAAKTWSDGNKRYAFGWDPSKENENDYGDWQWAGNLVVHELVQEQDGTLTVRVPETVSHHFSNKQAAKWDSRIGEWEESEGRIEAAANETYSCISAGFMPETCKISAELSFSEGTRGCGIMLRASEDLDEAYYIRLEPIHNRLVFDMWPRREQGEMQWHIKGDHPHAVELEVPIELQAGTVYNIEIVVENSVCVVYLADQVAMTTRLYNLKTGSWGCFVQEGRAVFEQASISVPN; from the coding sequence TTGACTAACTTATTTTACAAGCCGGACGGGGCTTGGGTGGGAGACCTGATCCCCTTTTACAAAGACGGCAGCTTCCGTTTGTTCTATCTTCATGATTGGAGAGATAACAAGAAGATCCATGGAGAAGGAACCTCCTGGTTCGAGCTCCGCACAAGCGATTTCGTGCACTATGAAGAAGTGGGCGAAAAGCTGAAGCATGGAAGTGTGAGCGAGCAAGACCTCAACTGTTATACCGGCTCGATCATCGAAGCCCATGGGGAATATCATCTGTTCTACACCGGTCTCAATCCGAATCCGGAATTCGTAGAGGACGGAGTGCCGCTCCAATGCGTCATGCACGCCGTGAGCACGGATATGGAGTCATGGCAGAAAATCCCCGAAGATACCTTCTATTCCGACGGGATTCAATATGAAAGACATGACTGGCGCGATCCCTTTGTATTCTGGAACGAAGAGGCGGGGGAATACTGGATGCTTCTTGCTGCAAGGAACAAAGAAGGTCCTTCCCGGCGCCGGGGGAGCATCGGACTCTGTGCTTCCAAGGATCTCAAAAGCTGGGAAATCCGGCAGCCTTTCTGGAATCCGAAAATGTACGTGACGCACGAATGTCCGGACTTATTCCAAATCGGGGAATGGTGGTATCTGGTTTACTCCACGTTCTCGGAACGGTTTGTCACCCATTACCGCATGAGTAAATCTTTAAGCGGACCTTGGACGGCGCCGAGAAACGATGCGTTTGATGCCAGAGCGTTCTATGCTGCGAAAACATGGAGTGACGGAAATAAGCGTTACGCTTTTGGCTGGGACCCAAGCAAGGAAAACGAGAATGATTACGGCGATTGGCAGTGGGCCGGAAACTTGGTCGTACACGAACTTGTTCAAGAACAGGATGGAACGTTAACGGTTCGTGTCCCGGAGACTGTTTCCCATCATTTTTCAAATAAACAAGCAGCCAAGTGGGATTCGCGGATCGGGGAATGGGAGGAGTCGGAGGGGCGTATAGAAGCGGCTGCGAACGAGACATACTCTTGTATATCAGCCGGCTTCATGCCCGAAACTTGCAAGATTTCGGCCGAGCTGTCCTTCTCGGAAGGGACGAGAGGCTGTGGCATCATGCTTCGCGCAAGCGAGGATCTTGACGAGGCCTATTACATTCGCCTTGAACCCATTCATAACCGCCTGGTGTTCGACATGTGGCCCCGGCGGGAGCAGGGTGAGATGCAGTGGCATATCAAAGGGGATCACCCTCATGCGGTAGAGCTGGAAGTACCGATAGAATTGCAGGCCGGTACGGTTTATAATATCGAGATCGTTGTGGAGAATTCCGTTTGCGTAGTATATTTGGCCGATCAGGTCGCCATGACTACACGTTTGTATAATTTGAAAACCGGCAGCTGGGGCTGTTTTGTCCAGGAAGGCCGGGCAGTTTTTGAACAAGCATCCATTTCGGTTCCCAACTAA